A single region of the Hylaeus volcanicus isolate JK05 chromosome 5, UHH_iyHylVolc1.0_haploid, whole genome shotgun sequence genome encodes:
- the LOC128876778 gene encoding WD repeat-containing protein 36, which yields MVHSKIFVKNRALGYVSNHIPLVTRYIERRKENLIVTCVGNAFHTYGCSHFTLLSVSGTHPGEITCLSGDSYHIYTACENVIYAWRRGTEIKHAYRGHEHTVHALLPFGPHLISVDEGNNVKVWDIKSEELSLELNFSDNLFKITTLIHPNTYMNKVLFGSEQGQLQLWNLKVVKSIYTFNGWRTPITALEQAPAIDVVAVGLSDGRIILHNLKYDESLFELVQDWGSVISISFRTDEYPIMATGSLDGHVVFWNLEQQKVESQLYKAHFGAVTGLKYLPNEPLLVSSSPDNSLKLWIFDLADGAGRLLRIREAHAEPPTAIRFYGNDGTSILTAGSDSSLRIFSTVTEILNKSLGRASFNRKASKKKGRTADDPLIMPPITEFAAEITREKEWDNIVATHSGLGTVTTWSYNQAKMGEHKLFPEKFKGNHNVVASSVCLTKCGNFVVIGYNTGHVERFNIQSGLHRATYGDDKGAHKGPVRGVMVDPLNQTVVTAGRDAFIKFWDFKPKKGNTEPRAKLAMDEPVEWLRYHNENSLIAVALEDFSIVLIDLDTRRIVRRFEGHQSRVTDACFNPDSRWLITASMDCTICTWDIPSSNLIDIFQVPEACTSLHFSPTGEFLATTHVCNVGIYLWSNRTLYSHISLKAVNRDDPVPMIGLPNTVVEVIDLDMDDLKIESEPDYVSPQQLHDDLITMSGLAHSRWQNLLNIDIVRRRNKPKEPPKAPESAPFFLPTIPSLELKFDFSDVQNKDTNKKLMTHPNLQNLTIFSKSLLSVENDKFEDIFEKLKYMSPSSIDFEVQSLSIDENTASTLLLRFMKMIHYMIKQKTDFELAQAYLAVFLKWHGTAITETESLRNYLSTIQEAQSKNWFLLRDKLFYNLSVVQALKKM from the exons ATGGTGcacagtaaaatatttgtaaagaatCGCGCATTAGGATATGTCAGTAATCACATTCCCCTCGTGACAAGATATATTGAGAGGCGGAAAGAGAATCTTATAGTAACATGCGTTGGAAATGCGTTTCACACGTACGGCTGTTCGCATTTTACACTTCTCAGTGTGTCAGGAACCCATCCAGGTGAAATTACGTGTTTGTCAGGGGATTCCTATCATATTTATACAGCATGTGAAAATGTCATCTATGCTTGGCGAAGGGGAACAGAGATAAAGCACGCTTACAGAGGTCACGAGCACACTGTGCATGCCCTATTGCCTTTTGGGCCACATTTAATATCTGTAGATGAAGGTAACAATGTTAAAGTGTGGGATATCAAATCAGAAGAGCTAAGTTTGGAACTTAACTTCAGTGACAATCTTTTCAAAATAACAACATTGATACATCCCAACACTTATATGAACAAAGTATTATTTGGAAGTGAACAAGGCCAATTACAGTTATGGAATCTCAAAgttgttaaatcaatttatacatTCAATGGTTGGAGGACACCTATAACTGCACTTGAACAAGCTCCTGCAATAGATGTTGTAGCTGTTGGTTTGAGTGATGGAAGGATTATATTGCACAATCTAAAATATGATGAAAGTCTTTTTGAATTGGTACAAGACTGGGGCTCTGTGATATCTATTAGTTTCCGTACGGATGAGTATCCAATTATGGCCACAGGAAGTTTGGATGGTCATGTTGTATTTTGGAACTTAGAACAGCAGAAAGTAGAGAGTCAACTTTACAAAGCACATTTTGGTGCAGTGACtggtttaaaatatttgccaaATGAGCCACTGTTGGTGTCATCATCACCTGATAATTCTTTGAAACTATGGATATTTGATTTAGCTGATGGTGCTGGCAGACTTCTAAGAATCAGAGAGGCTCATGCAGAACCACCTACTGCAATTCGTTTTTATGGAAATGATGGCACAAGTATATTGACAGCTGGAAGTGATTCTTCATTGAGAATATTCTCCAcagttacagaaatattaaataaaagtttgggCAGAGCCTCATTTAACAGAAAAGCttcaaaaaagaaaggaaggaCTGCAGATGACCCTTTGATAATGCCACCAATAACTGAATTTGCTGCAGAAATtacaagagaaaaagaatggGATAATATTGTGGCAACACATTCTGGCTTGGGTACAGTTACCACTTGGTCTTATAATCAAGCAAAAATGGGAGAACACAAATTATTCCcagaaaaatttaaaggcaaTCACAATGTTGTAGCAAGCAGTGTATGCTTAACAAAGTGTGggaattttgttgttattgGTTATAATACAGGCCATGTAGAAAGATTTAATATACAATCAGGACTTCACAGAGCTACTTATGGTGATGATAAAGGTGCTCATAAGGGTCCTGTAAGAGGTGTAATGGTGGATCCTTTGAATCAAACTGTTGTTACAGCTGGAAGGGATGCTTTCATAAAGTTTTGGGATTTTAAGCCAAAAAAAG GAAACACAGAGCCAAGAGCAAAACTAGCAATGGATGAACCAGTTGAGTGGCTGAGGTATCACAATGAAAACTCTCTGATAGCTGTAGCATTAGAAGATTTTAGTATTGTATTAATTGATCTCGATACAAGACGAATTGTACGACGTTTTGAGGGACATCAATCGCGAGTAACAGATGCGTGTTTTAATCCAGACTCAAGGTGGTTAATAACAGCATCTATGGATTGTACAATATGTACATGGGATATTCCATCTTCAAATCTAATAGATATTTTTCAG GTTCCAGAAGCATGTACatctttacatttttctccGACGGGAGAATTCCTTGCCACGACGCATGTATGTAATGTTGGGATATATCTATGGTCAAATCGAACTCTTTATTCTCATATTTCGCTGAAAGCCGTAAACAGAGATGATCCGGTTCCAATGATCGGTCTTCCGAACACTGTAGTAGAGGTTATCGATCTCGATATGGACGATCTTAAGATTGAATCAGAGCCTGACTACGTTTCCCCACAACAACTTCACGATGACCTTATTACAATGTCCGGGTTAGCTCATTCAAGATGGCAGAACTTACTCAACATAGATATCGttagaagaagaaacaaaccAAAAGAACCACCCAAAGCACCAGAAAGTGCCCCCTTCTTTTTGCCAACGATTCCATCGTTAGAACTCAAATTTGATTTCTCAGACGTCCAAAATAAAgacacaaacaaaaaattgatgaCTCATCCGAACCTACAGAATCTTACGATTTTCAGTAAATCCCTACTATCTGTCGAGAACGACAAATTtgaagatatttttgaaaaattgaaatatatgaGCCCGAGTTCGATCGATTTCGAAGTTCAATCGCTATCGATCGATGAAAACACGGCGAGTACCTTGTTGCTTCgttttatgaaaatgatacaTTATATGATCAAACAGAAAACTGATTTTGAATTGGCACAAGCTTACTTAGCCGTGTTCTTAAAGTGGCACGGAACAGCGATAACAGAAACCGAAtcgttaagaaattatttaagtacGATACAAGAAGCGCAATCGAAAAACTGGTTTTTATTAAgagataaattgttttataatctTAGCGTTGTACAagctttgaaaaaaatgtaa
- the LOC128876730 gene encoding ras association domain-containing protein 2, producing MWKCHKCGKPVYFAERKQSLGYDWHPECLRCEECGKRLNPGQHAEHKGVPYCHVPCYGALFGPQLFGHGTRVESHTSFGKKEARPSLPRSHLESKLKVFNQYYEGKSGGFRSREVNGRLILEGALRIYWGVRGVIHLKEDDDQRTVVTARNRNSCRRSVSDSIEDETKEDNPVKSTPEQDTEAEVKSVPTSPDHLKSLTLPMKLDVKNMEWDELDELLQVERKVEDGNKLYQTMPENLPSISSQNSADALPLSSQSSLDKSDSCENSETSSPNHQANRGNDSSVTSTPTHSIGSSSSTDTPVYHGTPNRNGTLRRVEYFDSLEKNIPGNRTISTDDSWIEKGLNRSMSGPDCLQRHRTDSDTDSVNSLQFREDDNMTMSTDSGLELDGVVLRRKQGSTAIRRRPGGRRQSRSRLRRRCSINGHFYNRETSFFTPPHGSQMSVWITSLVNTQEVINLMLDKYKVDAKPDNFALFVVRDNGEQRRLREDEYPLEVRVVLGPHENVARLFLVDKLSTPEISSDVAQFLNLSLAECHGILQRYHYEEERQILVLKEKYKEMRRRIRQRMEELKVRL from the exons ATGTGGAAGTGCCATAAATGTGGAAAACCAGTGTACTTCG CTGAACGTAAACAATCATTGGGATATGATTGGCATCCGGAATGTTTACGTTGTGAAGAATGTGGCAAACGTTTAAATCCTGGCCAACATGCAGAG cATAAGGGTGTTCCATATTGTCATGTACCATGTTATGGAGCACTCTTTGGACCACAATTATTTGGTCATGGAACAAGAGTTGAATCGCACACAAGTTTTGGAAAGAAAGAAGCTAGACCATCATTACCCAG ATCTCACCTAGAGTCGAAACTGAAAGTTTTCAATCAATATTATGAGGGCAAGAGTGGGGGATTCAGAAGTCGCGAg GTTAATGGACGATTGATATTAGAAGGTGCACTCCGAATTTACTGGGGTGTCCGCGGAGTAATCCATTTAAAAGAAGACGATGATCAGCGTACAGTCGTTACCGCTCGGAATAGAAACTCGTGCAGACGCAGCGTTTCTGAT AGTATAGAAGATGAGACTAAGGAGGATAATCCGGTGAAGAGTACACCCGAACAGGACACAGAAGCTGAAGTAAAATCTGTTCCAACTTCACCAGATCACCTTAAAAGTCTCACTTTGCCAATGAAATTAGatgttaaaaatatggaaTGGGATGAATTGGATGAACTCCTTCAGGTCGAACGCAAAGTCGAAGACGGCAATAAATTATACCAGACGATGCCCGAAAATCTGCCGTCGATAAGTTCGCAAAACAGCGCGGACGCGTTACCGCTCTCTTCTCAATCCAGCCTGGACAAGTCCGATTCCTGTGAGAATTCAGAAACCAGTAGCCCTAATCATCAAGCCAACCGCGGGAATGACAGTAGTGTAACCAGTACACCAACGCATAGTATAGGTAGCTCTTCCAGTACCGATACACCTGTCTACCATGGAACGCCAAATCGAAACGGAACTCTTCGGAGAGTGGAGTATTTCGATAGTTTGGAGAAGAATATACCTGGGAACAGAACTATTAGCACCGACGACAGTTGGATAGAAAAGGGACTGAATCGATCTATGTCCGGACCAGACTGTCTTCAAAGACATCGAACGGATAGCGATACGGATTCCGTGAACTCTCTTCAATTTAGAGAAGACGACAACATGACAATGTCCACCGACAGCGGACTAGAG TTGGACGGTGTAGTTTTACGACGAAAACAAGGGTCTACTGCGATTAGACGTCGCCCTGGCGGTCGACGGCAGTCCCGTAGTCGTTTACGACGTCGTTGTTCGATCAACGGACACTTCTATAATCGCGAGACCAGCTTTTTCACACCACCGCATGGATCTCAAATGTCCGTTTGGATCACGAGCCTAGTAAATACTCAAGAAGTTATCAATCTCATGTTGGACAAGTATAAAGTCGACGCTAAGCCGGACAATTTCGCATTATTCGTCGTCCGCGATAATGGCG AACAAAGAAGATTAAGAGAGGACGAGTATCCTTTGGAAGTTCGCGTAGTGCTGGGTCCACACGAAAACGTTGCGCGACTCTTCTTGGTGGACAAACTGTCGACACCGGAAATCAGCTCTGACGTCGCGCAATTTCTTAACCTCTCTTTGGCAGAGTGTCATGGCATTTTGCAGCGCTATCATTACGAGGAGGAACGTCAAATTCTTGTACTAAAGGAGAA atataaggAGATGCGACGGAGAATACGACAAAGGATGGAAGAGCTGAAGGTCCGGCTGTAG
- the LOC128876779 gene encoding nucleoporin NDC1, giving the protein MMQTNKKGCKELLMQRMFLAIISSIAVQFFLVSCLFLITNLNSDYASWFQNTWAAITSLRMWSYFCVLATVTFFQGIICSKSYSNTPPYLKSRFAKFRKIFTSQNILLGALHIIIGGLLVWLHLSVQGGTYSFLTRECTIVYGTCLIEEHYFLFLSGFWSGLYFFLKISILRVNYLKFPVIPMSKFYRFKTELCTLLPSLMAKCVWPTLYYLIVYYFMGSYCRSVILFLASAELESEPLNSIPRLINLPLIFHLWLYQLIFVLAIDSTYLLFNLHLTEWVPFEFKQSNVFNTDNSGVTLPEALSMDKIPIMQHLGYLDLVTVAQKEKARRSILFTLSQPGGHPYNWNCIVEKCIGYMKKFSDDLNAACIKIPEPSCVPNTSVITKGNIFQKDYVYRMRSLVKEETLTSTQQIDIKKDDDNELFIQKFIKTKWNNFLIYLLSKPLIAYIFGEMEGGKVSHILFNGQSIVWAAEAMSSLSVSSISEDSYGIAQKDLPLVITTLITLKQALDKLQKSNIMAKTQEEKFIQQIFRSLYGAIKRSLYRIVINFEAYIGELTLESATKEQLCNFLAYRE; this is encoded by the coding sequence ATGATGCAGACGAATAAGAAAGGATGCAAAGAATTATTGATGCAGAGGATGTTCTTAGCTATAATCTCCAGCATAGCGGTACAGTTTTTCCTTGTGtcatgtttgtttttaatcacgAATTTAAACTCAGACTACGCATCGTGGTTTCAAAACACATGGGCAGCAATAACCTCGTTACGAATGTGGAGTTATTTCTGCGTTCTCGCTACTGTCACCTTCTTCCAAGGAATTATTTGTAGTAAAAGTTACTCGAACACTCCGCCTTACTTGAAAAGCAGATTCGcaaaatttcgtaaaatattcacGTCTCAAAACATCTTATTGGGTGCTCTGCACATCATCATTGGTGGCCTTCTTGTTTGGTTGCATTTGTCAGTTCAAGGAGGGACATACAGCTTTTTAACGAGAGAATGCACCATAGTCTATGGGACATGCCTTATAGAAgaacattattttctgttcTTAAGTGGATTTTGGAGTGGActatactttttcttaaagattAGCATACTCCGTGTGAACTACTTAAAATTTCCTGTTATACCCATGTCAAAGTTCTATCGTTTTAAAACAGAACTATGCACACTGTTACCATCTTTAATGGCTAAATGTGTGTGGCCAACATTATACTacttaattgtttattatttcatggGTTCCTATTGTCGTTCTGTGATATTATTCTTAGCATCTGCAGAATTGGAAAGTGAACCATTGAATAGTATTCCTAGATTAATAAATCTGCCATTGATCTTCCATTTGTGGTTGTACCAACTGATATTTGTGTTGGCGATTGACAgcacttatttattatttaatctgCATTTGACTGAATGGGTTCcttttgaatttaaacaaagcAATGTATTTAATACTGACAACTCTGGAGTAACTCTTCCTGAAGCATTGTCCATGGACAAAATACCAATAATGCAGCACTTGGGTTATTTGGATTTAGTCACTGTGGCTCAAAAGGAAAAGGCAAGAAGAAGCATATTGTTTACATTGAGTCAACCTGGTGGTCATCCTTACAATTGGAACTGCattgtagaaaaatgtattggATATATGAAGAAATTTTCTGATGATCTTAATGCAGCATGCATAAAAATTCCAGAACCATCATGTGTACCAAACACAAGTGTGATAACAAAGGGTAATATATTTCAGAAGGACTACGTTTACCGCATGCGCAGCTTAGTAAAGGAGGAAACACTAACATCTACTCAacaaattgatataaaaaaagatgatgacaatgaattatttattcaaaaattcataaaaacgAAGTGGAACAATTTTCTCATATACTTGCTTTCTAAACCTCTTATTGCTTACATCTTTGGTGAAATGGAAGGTGGCAAAGTGAgtcacattttatttaatggacAATCAATTGTTTGGGCTGCTGAAGCAATGTCTTCCTTATCTGTATCATCAATAAGCGAAGATTCCTACGGGATCGCACAAAAGGATTTACCGCTTGTAATTACTACGTTAATTACATTGAAACAAGCTCttgataaattacaaaaatcaaatattatgGCAAAAACACAGgaagagaaatttattcaacaaatttttcgatCTTTGTATGGTGCAATAAAACGAAGCCTTTACAGAATTGTTATAAACTTTGAAGCTTATATTGGAGAATTGACTCTAGAGTCTGCAACAAAGGAACAGTTATGCAATTTCCTTGCATACagagaataa